A portion of the Staphylococcus felis genome contains these proteins:
- a CDS encoding YlbF family regulator — translation MFDEEVIAILDETDQLADMIQASETYEQYATAKAKLESDATAQRLYQDFLKSKMKFDEVQRFGRYHPDYQEIMLKTRRQKRAYEMHHTVIQYKQKETDLQALIDEVVLTIVSSVSEHIKVDVGVPFFKSDAGCGCNSGHECGCNINK, via the coding sequence GTGTTTGACGAAGAAGTCATCGCTATATTAGATGAGACAGATCAATTAGCGGATATGATTCAAGCTTCTGAAACCTACGAGCAATATGCAACCGCTAAGGCTAAACTTGAAAGTGATGCCACTGCGCAACGTTTGTATCAAGACTTTTTGAAAAGCAAAATGAAGTTTGATGAAGTACAAAGGTTTGGGCGTTATCATCCGGATTATCAAGAGATTATGTTAAAAACACGTCGACAAAAGCGTGCCTATGAAATGCATCATACAGTGATTCAATACAAACAAAAAGAAACGGATTTGCAAGCACTTATAGATGAAGTTGTTCTGACTATCGTATCTAGTGTATCTGAGCATATCAAAGTCGACGTTGGTGTGCCATTTTTTAAATCTGATGCGGGATGTGGATGTAATAGTGGTCACGAGTGTGGATGTAACATAAATAAGTGA
- a CDS encoding CAP-associated domain-containing protein, which produces MKSLIIKIIGIMLLVVFLVYLFYSPQLEFDVLENPNRSTSKTDHNDKAPQSNQNMNPKITSGLGTLIGKPMDKVTEKLGQADRTYHYMKKYKTFIFQQKDAYIIVLSKAGKVNAIYMTGEGSRKMSGPIKVNDNATNLYNSYSMNTEPHFEVNQKAYHFELSDFDTKTQALIQFDDIYTQVFIDQQRNKIQGIRFLDKEALADINPYSEQNDDPLTKEELDQEAERQTADQTKNQLLTLYDLTNEMRKLNHREPLKVNATLENVATVDLFDVVDGGSAEFKEGRLTDLVNQTRLDYQTVSQNVGYNFNDVPTVVHGWINSDTHRSRMLNKLYDEMGGEVDRHYYMLIFLEKGEDDRV; this is translated from the coding sequence ATGAAAAGTTTAATTATAAAAATTATTGGTATTATGTTACTAGTCGTGTTTTTAGTTTATTTATTTTATTCCCCTCAACTTGAGTTTGATGTTTTAGAAAATCCGAATCGCTCAACTTCCAAAACTGATCACAATGATAAAGCGCCACAATCAAATCAAAATATGAACCCCAAAATAACTTCGGGACTTGGGACGTTGATTGGTAAACCTATGGATAAAGTTACAGAAAAATTAGGGCAAGCCGATCGTACTTATCATTATATGAAGAAATATAAAACATTTATCTTTCAACAAAAGGATGCCTATATCATTGTTTTATCTAAAGCAGGTAAAGTCAACGCTATTTATATGACTGGAGAGGGGTCTCGGAAGATGTCAGGGCCTATTAAAGTCAATGACAATGCTACAAACCTGTATAATTCTTATTCAATGAACACAGAGCCGCATTTTGAAGTGAATCAAAAAGCGTATCATTTTGAATTATCCGATTTTGATACTAAAACGCAGGCTTTAATTCAGTTTGATGATATATATACACAAGTTTTTATAGACCAACAAAGAAATAAGATTCAGGGCATTCGTTTTTTAGATAAGGAAGCATTGGCAGATATTAATCCGTATTCGGAACAAAATGATGATCCCTTAACAAAAGAAGAATTAGATCAAGAAGCAGAACGCCAAACAGCTGATCAGACGAAAAATCAATTGTTGACATTATATGATCTTACAAATGAAATGAGAAAACTTAACCATCGTGAACCATTAAAAGTAAATGCAACGCTCGAGAATGTTGCGACTGTAGATTTGTTTGATGTTGTCGATGGAGGGAGTGCTGAGTTCAAGGAAGGCCGTTTAACAGATTTGGTGAATCAAACGCGCTTAGATTATCAAACAGTGTCTCAAAATGTTGGTTATAACTTTAATGATGTACCGACAGTTGTGCATGGATGGATTAATTCAGATACACATCGTTCGAGAATGTTAAATAAATTATATGATGAAATGGGTGGCGAAGTAGATCGTCATTATTATATGTTAATATTTTTAGAGAAGGGGGAGGATGATCGTGTTTGA
- a CDS encoding glycerophosphodiester phosphodiesterase, with amino-acid sequence MTKTNKCITRAIMGISGLFGSLLLLKKFKNKPVPREIKPFFQHEAPYIFSHRGGMKERPESTFLAFDHSVKLGLTGFETDIRITKDEKVIIFHDADVDRTTNGSGLVSNHTLTELKQLDAGFHFTDINGNKPYRNHKNAKIITLEELLQRYPNQLVNIDIKDHPNSYEGRIAAKCLYDVIKKQSAEDRVLVTSFYKAQIERFNLYNHHSIAVGASQAEVTDAILKLYTGLSQIYDGTADTFQMPTSFKGIPLAQPTLVNWLNKRHIAPGFYGVNSVDQMQDLINMGVHTIVTDRPELGAQFLNTARSK; translated from the coding sequence AACGCGTGCAATTATGGGCATATCTGGTTTGTTCGGCAGTTTACTTTTGCTTAAAAAATTTAAAAACAAACCCGTACCACGTGAGATTAAACCTTTTTTCCAACATGAAGCCCCATATATTTTTAGCCATCGTGGTGGTATGAAAGAAAGACCAGAATCAACTTTTTTAGCATTCGACCACTCTGTAAAATTAGGTCTCACTGGCTTTGAAACAGATATCAGAATCACTAAAGATGAAAAAGTGATTATTTTTCACGACGCTGATGTTGACCGTACAACGAATGGATCTGGCCTAGTTTCAAATCACACACTAACAGAACTCAAACAGCTTGATGCTGGATTTCATTTTACAGATATTAATGGCAACAAACCCTACCGCAATCATAAAAACGCAAAAATTATTACACTAGAAGAATTACTACAGCGTTATCCAAACCAATTGGTTAACATCGATATCAAAGACCACCCGAATAGTTATGAAGGACGCATCGCTGCAAAATGCTTATATGATGTAATAAAGAAGCAAAGTGCAGAAGATCGGGTGTTGGTTACAAGTTTTTACAAGGCGCAAATTGAGCGGTTTAATTTATATAATCATCATTCCATTGCAGTTGGGGCAAGTCAAGCTGAAGTGACAGATGCAATACTCAAACTATATACTGGACTAAGCCAAATATACGACGGAACAGCTGATACTTTTCAAATGCCTACCTCATTTAAAGGCATTCCACTCGCTCAACCTACATTAGTCAATTGGCTCAATAAGCGGCATATTGCACCTGGCTTTTATGGGGTGAACAGCGTTGATCAAATGCAAGACCTCATCAATATGGGGGTCCATACGATCGTTACAGACCGACCTGAATTAGGGGCGCAATTTCTAAATACCGCTCGTTCTAAATAA